The DNA sequence ATGAATTTAACATTGCGAACATTTGTAAATGGTACATTGGTACAAGAAGGTAGCACTCGAGATATGATTTTTACGATTCCAAAATTAATTGAATATTTAAGCAGCTATATGACTCTTAATCGTGGGGATATGATCCTGACTGGAACACCGAAAGGATCTGTCAATGTGAAGGCTGGAGATGAAGTCGTAACAGAAATAGAAGGAATTGGACGATTAGTCAATTACTTAATTTAATTTAATAGAGATCTCCTTAGGATACCATTTGAAAATTTTAAAGGGGAGACGTTAAATGCCGCATTTTATATTAGAATATACGGACAATATTAAAGACGAAGCGAACATTCCAGATTTATTAAAAAAAATTAATCAAGTGCTTATTTCACGGAGTGATATATTCCCAATCGGGGGTATACGATCAAGAGCGATAGAATTAAAACATTATTTTGTTGCGGATGGAACGGAAAATGATGCTTTTGTCCATGGAACGTTAAAAATTGGGGCCGGACGTTCTGATGAAGATAAGAAAGCTGTTTGTGATGAAATTTTTGCCGTTATAAAAGATCATTTTTCAGAGCTTTATGAAAAACGGTATCTTGCCTTGTCTTTAGAACTATATGAATTTAGCAAATTTGGTACCTACAAACATAATAATATTCACAAGCGATATAAAAAGTAAGGCTCTTTTCTAAAAGATTGTTGCTTTACAACCATAGATTTTCGACTGTCCAGGCAAGCGACATGCTTGCTATGTCACACTTTAGTGTGACGTGAACCGAACAAAAGACGATGGTCGGACAAATGTAATTGGACCAACCACGTGCTTTGTTCGGTTCATGGGCAGTCGAAAAGCAACAAAGTTTACGAAAACAGCCAAAAGTAAAGATACTGGGAGGGGAAAAAATGACCGAATATCAGGTTGGGAAAGTTCTTCATTATATAAATGGAGAATTCGTTGAAGGAGTAGCTAATAAAAGCTTTCAGAATTTTAACCCTTTTAACAACGACGTCATTAATGAAGTAGCTGAAGGGTTTAAGGAAGATATCGATCTTGCCGTACAAGCAGCTAAAAATGCCTTTGAACTTGGTCCATGGGGATCGATGAAATTAGATGAACGGATGAAATACATCTACAAAATCGCTGACTTAATTGAAGAGGAAGCAGAAGAAATTGCTGTTTTAGAATCATTAGATACGGGACTTCCTATTAGCCAAACGAAAAAACAAGTAGCTCGCGCTGCTGAAAACTTTCGCTTTTATGCACGAATGGTGCAAACAAAATTACATGGTGAAAGCTACCCTGTAGATGATTTGTTTCTCAACTATACGGTTTATGAGCCGTTAGGGGTAATAGGCTTAATTACACCATGGAATGCACCATTTATGCTAGAAACATGGAAGGTTGCTCCAGCTTTAGCAACAGGCAACACGGTTGTTTTAAAACCAGCTGAACTCTCCCCATTAACTGCTAATAGATTAGCTGAAATCATTCATAAGTCTGGATTGCCGGCAGGTGTTTTCAATGTTGTGCATGGGTTTGGAGAAACAGCTGGTGCTTCATTAACAGCCCATCCGGATGTAAAAGCCATTTCTTTCACAGGAGAAACGACAACGGGATCTACCATTATTAAAAGTTCAGCAGACACGTTAAAGAAAACGTCAATGGAGCTGGGAGGAAAATCTCCTTTGATTGTATTTGACGATGCTGATTTAGATCGCGCATTGGATGCGGCTATATGGGGAATCTTCTCTTTTAATGGTGAACGTTGTACTTCAAATGCTCGTGTGTTTCTTCATAAAAATATTAAAGATCAATTCGTTGAAGCATTAAAAGAACGTGTAGCCAATATCAAAATTGGCGATCCAATGGATCCTTCCACGGAGCTTGGTCCTTTAATCGAAAAGAAACATTTTGACAAAGTAAATTCATATATCGAATTAGCGAAAGAAGAAGGCTGCGAAGTGGTTCAAGGGGTCGTTCCAGAAGAATTTAAAAAAGGAAATTTTGTACCACCAACATTATTATTAAACGCAAGAAATGAAATGAGAGTGTGCCAGGAAGAAATTTTCGGTCCTGTGATGGCTGTGATTGAGTTTGAAACCGAACAGGAAGTCATTTCAATGGCAAATGATATAAAATATGGGTTAGCAGGTTTTGTTTGGACCAATGATATTAAGAGAGGACACCGGGTATCACGTGCGATTGAAGCAGGTATGATCTGGATTAATGCCCAAAATGTCCGTGATCTTCGTATTCCGTTTGGAGGGACAAAGGATAGTGGAATCGGAAGAGAAGGAGGACATTACGCATTCGAATTTTATACAGAACCTAAAGTTATTCATGTAGCCATTGGCGATCACCATATTCCACAGTTTGGTAAATCAAAAACAGGTTCAACTGTTTCGGCTCAGCAAGGCTAAAAAGTATTGAATACTTGTTAATATATATTATTTAGTATAGGATATAAATATGAAACAGGGTGTAAAAAACAAAACACAAATGGCATATGAATACATTCTTTCTCGAATTGAAAACGGTTCCTATGGTCCCGGATACCGAATTGTTATTGATCAAATTGCTAAGGAATTAAATCTTAGCAGTATTCCTGTAAGGGAGGCTATCCGCCAATTAGAAGCAGAGGGATTGATTCAGTACAAACCATATAGCGGTGCAGTTGTTAGCAATATTAATGAAAAAGAGTATTTGCAAACGATATCTGTTTTGGCGGTATTAGAAGGATATGCGACTGTTTTAAGTTCAAATTTCATAAAGGAGGAGACAATTAAACAATTAGAAGAACTAAATGAAAAAATGAGACAGTCGCTTATAGATTTTGAATTTGAATTATTTAGTGAATTAAATTATCAGTTTCACACATTAATTTATGAAAATTGCGGCAATACCTTCTTAGAAGAGCAAATTAAACAAATTTGGCAGCGGATGAAGCGTATTCGGACATATGGTTTTACCCTTGTTCCCCAGCGGTCAAAAGAGTCTATTAAAGAGCATGAAGAAATCATTCGTTTACTGCGGGAAAAGGCGCCGCCTAATCAAATTGAAGAATTTGTCCGTCAACACAAGTTAAATACAGCTGAAGCCTTTAGAAATCGAAAAAAACTTTCATAAATACCCCAAACAAATTCAACTGAATTTCTTTCAGTTGAATTTGTTTTTAAATAGGGGGAAATTTGTCATACGACAAACAGCTTACCTTATCATTGAAAAATATGAAAAACATCCTAAGTTGAAAGAAAGGAAGGATGAGTTATAACTCAAATTAAAACAAGGTTATGGACTTCACAATTTTTTCTTGTTATTTTGATAACATTTTTATTTTTTCTTAGTTTACACATGTTAAATGCTGGATTTCCGATTTTTGTTTCACAAATAAGTGGCCAACCAGCACTAGGTGGTATAATGACAACGGCTTTTATGATGGCTGCTATTTTTTCTCGCCCTTTTGTTAGCGCTTTTTTATATCAATTAAATATAAAAAAAACGATTAGTATTACTTTACTCTTTGTTGCTATTAGTATGTTGATTAGCTATGGAAGCACATCCATCCCCTTTTTAATTATTATAAGGGTTATAGAGGGAGCGGCATTTGGCATTATTACCACACTATTAGCAACTTTAGCAACTTCTATCATTCCAACTGAGCGAACAGGAGAGGGGATTGGATTTTTTGGTATGGCGACAAGCTTAGGAGCCAGTTTATCCCCTGCATTAGCTTTATATATTTATAATTCCTTTTCTTTTCAAAATATCCTTCTTTTGGCCCTTGT is a window from the Bacillus alveayuensis genome containing:
- a CDS encoding DNA-binding GntR family transcriptional regulator (product_source=COG1802; cath_funfam=1.10.10.10,1.20.120.530; cog=COG1802; pfam=PF00392,PF07729; smart=SM00345,SM00895; superfamily=46785,48008), whose product is MKQGVKNKTQMAYEYILSRIENGSYGPGYRIVIDQIAKELNLSSIPVREAIRQLEAEGLIQYKPYSGAVVSNINEKEYLQTISVLAVLEGYATVLSSNFIKEETIKQLEELNEKMRQSLIDFEFELFSELNYQFHTLIYENCGNTFLEEQIKQIWQRMKRIRTYGFTLVPQRSKESIKEHEEIIRLLREKAPPNQIEEFVRQHKLNTAEAFRNRKKLS
- a CDS encoding 5-carboxymethyl-2-hydroxymuconic-semialdehyde dehydrogenase (product_source=KO:K00151; cath_funfam=3.40.605.10; cog=COG1012; ko=KO:K00151; pfam=PF00171; superfamily=53720; tigrfam=TIGR02299), translating into MTEYQVGKVLHYINGEFVEGVANKSFQNFNPFNNDVINEVAEGFKEDIDLAVQAAKNAFELGPWGSMKLDERMKYIYKIADLIEEEAEEIAVLESLDTGLPISQTKKQVARAAENFRFYARMVQTKLHGESYPVDDLFLNYTVYEPLGVIGLITPWNAPFMLETWKVAPALATGNTVVLKPAELSPLTANRLAEIIHKSGLPAGVFNVVHGFGETAGASLTAHPDVKAISFTGETTTGSTIIKSSADTLKKTSMELGGKSPLIVFDDADLDRALDAAIWGIFSFNGERCTSNARVFLHKNIKDQFVEALKERVANIKIGDPMDPSTELGPLIEKKHFDKVNSYIELAKEEGCEVVQGVVPEEFKKGNFVPPTLLLNARNEMRVCQEEIFGPVMAVIEFETEQEVISMANDIKYGLAGFVWTNDIKRGHRVSRAIEAGMIWINAQNVRDLRIPFGGTKDSGIGREGGHYAFEFYTEPKVIHVAIGDHHIPQFGKSKTGSTVSAQQG
- a CDS encoding 5-carboxymethyl-2-hydroxymuconate isomerase (product_source=KO:K01826; cog=COG3232; ko=KO:K01826; pfam=PF02962; superfamily=55331); this encodes MPHFILEYTDNIKDEANIPDLLKKINQVLISRSDIFPIGGIRSRAIELKHYFVADGTENDAFVHGTLKIGAGRSDEDKKAVCDEIFAVIKDHFSELYEKRYLALSLELYEFSKFGTYKHNNIHKRYKK